A stretch of the Deinococcus misasensis DSM 22328 genome encodes the following:
- a CDS encoding Imm10 family immunity protein: MNELSFVATACFVGELEDSDTFVIAFADNAENPQHTFELQRPLEGKGYSTVLTSGAVFEGGIEGFDLQNNVLTLNYAANAQQVLQVSRIQVTLDLDPMVVDRVRAEIAGMV, translated from the coding sequence ATGAATGAACTGTCTTTTGTCGCCACCGCCTGCTTTGTTGGAGAACTGGAAGACTCCGACACTTTTGTGATTGCTTTTGCAGACAATGCAGAAAATCCCCAGCACACGTTTGAACTCCAGAGGCCTCTGGAAGGCAAAGGGTATTCCACCGTTCTAACCTCTGGTGCGGTTTTTGAAGGTGGCATCGAAGGGTTTGACCTCCAGAACAATGTGTTGACCTTGAATTACGCTGCTAACGCACAGCAGGTTTTGCAGGTTTCCAGAATTCAGGTCACACTGGACCTTGATCCGATGGTGGTGGATCGGGTGAGGGCAGAGATTGCGGGAATGGTTTAG